A single window of Oreochromis aureus strain Israel breed Guangdong linkage group 5, ZZ_aureus, whole genome shotgun sequence DNA harbors:
- the cnbpb gene encoding CCHC-type zinc finger, nucleic acid binding protein b, producing the protein MCFSFSSVVFILHLHEAVVVAMSSNECFGCGHSGHWVKNCPSGGRGRGKGRGRGKDLFCYRCGELGHVARDCERTEDACYNCGREDHISRDCKEPKKEREQLCYNCGKAGHMARNCNHAHEQKCYSCGSFGHIQKCCEKVKCYRCGEIGHVAVHCSKASELNCYNYGKSGHLAKECTIEATA; encoded by the exons atgtgtttttccttttcctccgTGGTTTTTATTCTGCACCTTCATGAAG CCGTGGTCGTGGCGATGAGCAGTAACGAGTGCTTCGGTTGCGGCCACTCAGGCCACTGGGTGAAGAACTGTCCGAGTGGCGGCCGAGGGCGAGGGAAAGGTCGCGGCAGAGGCAAAG ACCTGTTCTGTTACCGATGTGGCGAACTCGGGCACGTGGCCAGAGACTGCGAGCGCACAGAGGATG CCTGCTACAACTGCGGCAGAGAAGATCACATCTCCAGAGACTGCAAGGAGCCCAAGAAGGAGCGCGAGCAGCTGTGCTACAACTGCGGCAAGGCCGGTCACATGGCGCGCAATTGTAACCACGCCCACGAGCAAAAGTGCTACTCCTGCGGCAGCTTCGGACACATTCAGAAGTGCTGTGAGAAGGTCAAGTGCTACAG GTGCGGGGAGATCGGCCATGTTGCGGTGCACTGCAGCAAGGCATCCGAGTTGAACTGTTATAACTATGGGAAGTCAGGTCACCTGGCGAAAGAGTGCACCATCGAAGCCACTGCCTAG